A window of the Hordeum vulgare subsp. vulgare chromosome 5H, MorexV3_pseudomolecules_assembly, whole genome shotgun sequence genome harbors these coding sequences:
- the LOC123399203 gene encoding uncharacterized protein LOC123399203, translating into MLHPILSRLPSIHPGAPLSPSSSIARPAASPSLALSFLLCSLSPSCSSLPVLCLDRTDDLQLAALPAGAPPELGALPDTTAADEQQESSNSHGSGSGLESISPSLGIGSLGWIHRSLARLNSPACAPPLADASSRAAVLCSWRVQERAP; encoded by the exons atgcttcacccaATCCTCAGCCGccttccatccatccatccaggaGCGCCGTTGTCCCCGAGCAGCAGCATCGCGAGGCCAGCGGCCAGCCCCAGCCTCGCCCTCTCCTTCCTGTTGTGTTCTCTCTCTCCATCATGCTCTTCCCTTCCTGTGCTCTGCCTCGACAGGACCGACGACCTGCAGCTTGCTGCCTTGCCTGCCGGAGCTCCGCCGGAACTCGGCGCCTTGCCGGACACTACCGCCGCCGACGAACAGCAGGA GAGCAGCAATAGCCATGGGAGTGGCTCTGGGCTCGAGTCCATCTCGCCGTCCCTAGGAATCGGCTCCCTCGGCTGGATCCACCGGAGCCTCGCTCGTCTCAATTCCCCCGCCTGCGCGCCGCCCCTGGCCGACGCATCAAGCCGCGCCGCCGTGCTCTGCTCCTGGCGTGTTCAAGAACGAGCGCCTTGA